In the Leptotrichia sp. oral taxon 212 genome, one interval contains:
- the prfB gene encoding peptide chain release factor 2 (programmed frameshift), whose product MDIFEIKKKNEQNNIEIEEIRRHLDPVFLKKKILELERKTFDQNFWDNDNSKEILKELNGRKKILEEYEKIDSMNEDILMLIEFVEMGDVSYSQELEEKIIDTENEIQDFKIKLLLDEKYDMNDAILTINSGAGGTEACDWTEMLYRMYDRWSNHNGFKVEILDSMSGEEAGIKSITLNIKGSYAYGYLKGEKGVHRLVRISPFDSNGKRHTSFAAVNVVPEIDDDVSIEIKSEDLKIDTYRASGAGGQHINTTDSAVRITHIPTNTVVTCQKERSQIKNRETAMKILKSKLFEMELEKREKEMEDLKGTDSKIEWGSQIRSYVFQPYKMVKDHRTKAEEGNVDKVMDGDINNFINEYLKFYKG is encoded by the exons ATGGATATATTCGAAATAAAAAAGAAAAATGAGCAAAATAATATTGAAATTGAGGAAATCAGGAGGCACCTT GACCCTGTTTTCTTAAAGAAAAAAATTTTAGAATTAGAGAGAAAGACTTTCGATCAGAATTTCTGGGATAATGACAATAGCAAGGAAATTTTAAAGGAACTGAACGGAAGAAAAAAAATTCTGGAAGAATACGAAAAAATAGATTCCATGAATGAAGATATACTTATGCTTATTGAATTTGTTGAAATGGGAGATGTTTCATATTCTCAAGAACTGGAAGAAAAAATAATAGATACTGAAAATGAAATACAAGATTTTAAAATTAAGCTTCTTCTTGATGAAAAATATGATATGAATGATGCAATATTGACAATAAATTCAGGTGCTGGTGGAACAGAAGCGTGTGACTGGACAGAAATGCTGTACAGAATGTATGACAGATGGTCAAATCATAATGGCTTTAAAGTCGAGATTTTAGACAGCATGTCTGGCGAGGAAGCAGGGATTAAAAGTATAACTTTGAATATAAAAGGATCTTATGCCTATGGATATTTAAAAGGAGAAAAGGGAGTGCACAGGCTTGTAAGGATATCTCCTTTTGATTCAAACGGAAAAAGGCATACGTCTTTTGCTGCTGTAAATGTTGTTCCTGAAATTGATGATGATGTTTCAATTGAGATTAAATCAGAAGACCTGAAAATTGATACATATAGAGCAAGTGGAGCAGGAGGACAGCATATAAACACAACAGATTCCGCTGTTAGAATTACTCATATTCCTACAAATACAGTAGTTACGTGTCAGAAAGAAAGATCTCAGATAAAAAACAGGGAAACAGCCATGAAAATACTTAAATCAAAATTATTTGAAATGGAACTTGAAAAAAGAGAAAAGGAAATGGAAGATTTAAAAGGAACTGACAGCAAGATTGAATGGGGAAGCCAGATAAGATCATATGTATTTCAGCCGTATAAAATGGTAAAGGATCATAGAACTAAGGCAGAAGAGGGAAATGTAGACAAGGTAATGGACGGAGATATAAATAACTTTATAAATGAGTATCTGAAATTTTATAAAGGATAA
- a CDS encoding superoxide dismutase has product MFEQVKLPYAFDALEPNIDTKTMEIHYGKHHAAYTNNLNDALKNNAPEFLEKSIEEILSNLDALPEAIRGAVRNNGGGFYNHNLYFTVMGPNAGGEPKGELAEKINEKFGSFEEFKAEFSKAAATRFGSGWAWLVVNKKGELRVTSTANQDNPLMPGATCCSCSEGTPILGIDVWEHAYYLNYQNRRPDYITAFFNVINWDAVAERYSKAK; this is encoded by the coding sequence ATGTTTGAACAAGTAAAATTACCATATGCATTTGATGCATTAGAACCAAATATAGACACAAAAACAATGGAAATTCATTATGGAAAACACCATGCTGCGTATACAAACAACTTAAATGACGCATTGAAAAATAATGCACCTGAATTTTTAGAAAAATCAATCGAGGAAATTCTTTCAAATTTAGATGCATTACCAGAAGCAATAAGAGGTGCAGTGAGAAACAATGGTGGAGGATTCTACAATCACAATCTGTACTTCACAGTAATGGGACCAAATGCAGGTGGAGAACCAAAAGGAGAATTAGCTGAAAAAATTAATGAAAAATTTGGAAGTTTTGAAGAATTTAAAGCGGAATTTTCAAAAGCTGCAGCAACAAGATTTGGATCAGGATGGGCTTGGCTTGTTGTTAATAAAAAGGGAGAATTAAGAGTTACTTCAACTGCTAACCAGGATAATCCTTTAATGCCAGGAGCTACTTGCTGCTCATGCTCAGAAGGAACACCTATTTTAGGAATAGATGTATGGGAACATGCATACTACTTAAATTATCAGAACAGAAGACCTGATTACATAACTGCTTTCTTTAATGTAATTAACTGGGATGCTGTTGCTGAAAGATATTCAAAGGCAAAATAG
- the dnaN gene encoding DNA polymerase III subunit beta, with protein MLNVKVDRKEILKAIQIVENSVTENKIREVLSGIYIEARENRIILKGTDLELSINTEISGEINSEGKIVIKHKLIEEFLKQIADEKIELIEEQGKLTIRTDSTNTEFSLYDAENYPTQSRFEMGVEYTFEKSKLLANIENVKISASSDPENLAVNCIRLEIEDNKLKLVSSDTYRLTYIEEELEENQKNKEGLSVSIPLKTIEGLIKIMKLIDEETISFKSDGTRVFFKFSNVEILTRVIELQFPDYKSILKSAQHDKKILLNTKDFLSVLKRTLIFVRDNKDAKNGGIFSFENNKLILTGINENAKIKEELATIQEGENLKISLNVKFLVDYISIIGGKVTELRLMNSKSSVVVKDEDNDKSVYFTMPLALRE; from the coding sequence ATGCTTAATGTCAAAGTTGACAGAAAAGAAATTTTAAAAGCAATTCAGATAGTTGAAAACTCAGTAACAGAAAATAAAATAAGAGAAGTTCTTTCAGGGATTTATATAGAAGCAAGGGAAAACCGTATAATATTAAAAGGTACAGATCTTGAATTATCAATTAATACTGAAATTTCAGGAGAAATAAATTCCGAGGGAAAAATAGTTATAAAGCATAAGCTTATTGAAGAATTTTTAAAACAAATAGCTGATGAAAAGATAGAATTAATCGAAGAACAGGGAAAACTTACAATAAGAACAGACAGTACAAATACTGAATTTTCGTTGTATGATGCAGAAAATTATCCTACACAGTCAAGATTTGAAATGGGAGTTGAATATACTTTCGAAAAAAGTAAGCTTCTGGCAAATATAGAAAATGTAAAAATCTCAGCATCAAGCGATCCTGAAAATCTTGCTGTAAATTGTATAAGACTTGAAATTGAGGATAATAAGCTTAAGTTAGTTTCTTCAGATACTTATAGACTTACTTACATAGAGGAGGAGCTTGAAGAAAATCAGAAGAATAAAGAAGGATTAAGTGTAAGTATTCCTCTAAAAACAATAGAAGGATTAATAAAGATAATGAAACTTATAGATGAGGAAACTATAAGTTTTAAATCAGATGGTACAAGAGTATTTTTTAAATTTTCAAATGTAGAGATTTTAACAAGAGTAATAGAATTACAGTTTCCTGACTATAAATCAATATTGAAAAGTGCACAGCATGATAAAAAAATTCTTCTAAATACAAAAGATTTTTTATCAGTATTGAAAAGAACATTGATATTTGTTAGAGATAATAAAGATGCAAAAAATGGTGGTATTTTCAGTTTTGAAAATAATAAGCTTATTCTTACAGGTATAAATGAAAATGCTAAAATAAAAGAAGAACTTGCAACTATACAGGAAGGTGAAAATTTAAAAATTTCTTTAAATGTTAAATTTCTTGTAGATTATATTTCAATTATTGGCGGTAAAGTAACAGAATTAAGATTAATGAATTCAAAAAGCTCAGTGGTAGTAAAAGATGAAGATAATGACAAGTCTGTGTATTTCACTATGCCATTGGCATTAAGGGAATAA
- the ligA gene encoding NAD-dependent DNA ligase LigA produces the protein MQENKKLLDTENDKIENKSESNENRYEKYSRLRNDIEKHNKAYYDEDSPLISDKEYDELIRELKILEEKWPELKELYSQESKTGNTVTPTEKIGGTASEKFSKVTHSVPMLSLSNTYNISEIEDFDQRARKIIGLDKKLEYILELKLDGLSISLIYENGVLKQGITRGDGQVGEDVTENIREIKSIPKRLKQPVSIEVRGEVVLPISNFNKVNQEREEAGEDVFANPRNAAAGTIRQLDSSIVKERGLDCYLYYLVNPENFGVKTHEESIEYIESLGFKTTKIFEKYSDFKKLEKAIEKWHTEREKLDYETDGLVIKVNDFLYYNELGYTTKSPRWAIAYKFPAEQVKTKLYDITLQVGRTGVITPVAELEAVNLSGSVVKRASLHNFDEIRRKDIKIGDNVIIEKAAEIIPQVVNVIFNDRNGNERDIEIPTNCPVCSTELIKEEGQVALKCPNPFCPEKVKREIEYFVSRDAMNITGLGEKIVEKFIGLKKIETVVDIYSLKNYKEELENLEKMGKKSVENLLNSIEESKNREYNKVLYALGIPFVGKFNANLLTKNFRSIDILREKTVEELIQVKGIGEKASVAVHEYLKNENNWNKILKLKEIGLKFEYNLSEEKEVEDNPIKGKNFLATGKLEKYKREEIKDIILSKGGNYLSGVSKNLDYLIAGEKAGSKLEKAEKLGVRILSEEDFEKEFL, from the coding sequence ATTCAGGAGAATAAAAAATTACTGGATACAGAAAATGATAAAATAGAAAATAAATCAGAAAGCAATGAAAATAGATATGAAAAATACAGCAGACTGAGAAATGATATTGAGAAACACAATAAAGCCTATTATGATGAGGATTCTCCGCTTATTTCTGATAAAGAATACGATGAATTGATTCGGGAGCTGAAAATTCTAGAAGAAAAATGGCCTGAACTTAAGGAATTATATAGTCAGGAAAGTAAAACGGGGAACACAGTAACACCTACAGAAAAAATAGGAGGAACTGCTAGTGAAAAGTTTTCAAAAGTTACTCACAGTGTTCCAATGCTAAGCTTGTCTAACACATACAATATTTCAGAAATAGAGGATTTTGATCAGAGAGCAAGAAAGATAATAGGACTTGATAAGAAACTGGAATACATACTTGAATTAAAATTGGATGGACTTAGTATAAGCCTAATATATGAAAATGGGGTATTAAAACAGGGAATTACAAGGGGAGACGGTCAGGTTGGAGAAGATGTGACTGAAAATATAAGGGAAATAAAGTCAATCCCAAAAAGACTTAAACAACCTGTAAGTATAGAAGTAAGAGGAGAAGTAGTACTTCCCATTTCAAATTTCAATAAGGTAAATCAGGAAAGGGAAGAAGCAGGGGAAGATGTATTTGCTAATCCGAGAAATGCGGCGGCAGGTACAATAAGACAGCTTGATAGCAGTATTGTCAAGGAAAGGGGACTAGACTGCTATCTGTACTATCTTGTAAATCCTGAAAACTTTGGAGTGAAAACTCATGAAGAAAGTATAGAGTACATAGAAAGCCTTGGATTTAAAACAACTAAAATATTTGAAAAATATAGTGATTTTAAAAAGCTTGAAAAGGCAATAGAAAAATGGCATACAGAAAGGGAAAAACTTGATTATGAAACGGATGGACTTGTGATAAAGGTAAATGATTTTTTATACTATAATGAGCTGGGATATACAACAAAAAGTCCAAGATGGGCTATTGCATATAAATTTCCTGCTGAACAGGTAAAAACGAAACTTTATGATATAACTTTACAGGTGGGAAGGACTGGGGTAATAACACCGGTTGCAGAACTTGAAGCAGTTAATCTTTCGGGATCGGTAGTAAAACGTGCAAGTCTTCATAATTTTGATGAGATAAGAAGAAAGGATATTAAAATAGGAGACAATGTAATAATAGAAAAGGCTGCAGAAATAATTCCACAGGTAGTAAATGTAATTTTTAATGACAGAAATGGAAATGAAAGGGATATTGAAATTCCTACAAATTGTCCTGTATGCAGTACAGAACTTATAAAAGAGGAAGGGCAGGTTGCATTAAAATGTCCAAACCCATTCTGTCCTGAAAAAGTAAAAAGGGAAATAGAATATTTTGTTTCAAGGGATGCCATGAATATAACAGGACTTGGAGAAAAAATAGTGGAAAAATTTATCGGACTGAAAAAAATAGAGACAGTAGTGGATATTTATTCACTAAAAAATTATAAAGAGGAACTTGAAAACTTGGAAAAAATGGGTAAAAAAAGTGTAGAAAATCTGCTTAATAGCATTGAAGAAAGTAAAAATAGAGAATACAATAAGGTTTTATATGCTTTAGGAATACCATTTGTTGGAAAATTCAATGCAAATCTTCTTACTAAAAATTTTAGAAGTATTGATATATTAAGAGAAAAAACAGTTGAAGAATTAATACAAGTTAAAGGGATAGGAGAAAAAGCTTCTGTTGCAGTACATGAATATTTGAAAAATGAGAATAACTGGAACAAAATATTAAAGTTAAAGGAAATAGGATTAAAATTTGAATATAATTTGTCTGAAGAAAAAGAGGTTGAGGACAATCCAATAAAAGGAAAAAATTTCCTTGCAACCGGTAAATTGGAGAAATATAAAAGAGAAGAAATAAAGGATATTATTCTCTCAAAAGGAGGAAATTATCTTTCAGGAGTTTCAAAAAATCTTGATTATCTTATTGCAGGTGAAAAAGCAGGAAGTAAGTTAGAAAAAGCTGAAAAACTTGGAGTAAGAATTTTAAGTGAAGAGGATTTCGAAAAAGAATTTTTATAA
- a CDS encoding response regulator transcription factor, translating into MKILVYNENEKSRLVVGQLLKELSFSVILADSEEKLFEELKTESIDLVMLDVNSFSNFTDVIGDVLKYKKDSYVLLSIQNDDRYSKTEALLKGIDDYIYNDFRLEELSAKIKAIVRVLTKKLNNDNSELLSAYDLTLNPINREVKRAGKEIELTNKEFLLLEYFLRNKNRVLTRTMISEKIWDIDFITESNIVDVYINFLRAKIDKGYDQKIIKTVRSVGYIVKE; encoded by the coding sequence ATGAAAATATTAGTTTATAATGAAAATGAAAAGTCAAGATTAGTGGTGGGACAATTATTAAAAGAATTAAGTTTCAGTGTAATATTAGCTGATTCAGAAGAAAAATTATTTGAAGAATTAAAGACAGAATCCATTGATTTAGTCATGCTTGATGTGAATTCTTTCAGTAATTTTACTGATGTAATTGGTGATGTACTGAAGTATAAAAAAGACAGTTATGTGTTATTGTCTATTCAGAATGATGATAGATATTCTAAGACAGAAGCATTGCTAAAGGGGATAGATGACTATATCTACAATGACTTCAGACTTGAGGAGCTTTCAGCAAAAATCAAGGCAATTGTCAGAGTATTAACTAAAAAATTAAATAATGACAATTCAGAACTGCTTTCAGCATATGATTTGACACTGAATCCTATTAACAGGGAAGTAAAGAGAGCAGGAAAAGAAATTGAACTTACAAATAAGGAATTCTTGTTACTGGAATATTTCCTGAGAAATAAAAACAGAGTACTTACAAGAACTATGATTTCTGAGAAAATATGGGACATTGACTTTATAACTGAAAGTAATATAGTGGATGTTTATATTAATTTCCTTAGAGCTAAAATAGATAAGGGATACGACCAGAAAATTATAAAAACAGTAAGAAGTGTAGGATATATTGTAAAAGAGTAA
- the rlmN gene encoding 23S rRNA (adenine(2503)-C(2))-methyltransferase RlmN, with amino-acid sequence MSNNITNDKIDILSLNLEKLQEIFVITGLKKFNAAQVFNWLHNKLIFDFDRFTNISKNDREILKKRFYLPKLEYRTHQISDDKNTEKFLFELKDKRLIESVLISHKNRHTLCVSSQIGCLLGCDFCATATMNYERNLDISEILLQFYYVQNYLSKRGEKLGNVVFMGMGEPFLNYDNVIGAINILNCDKGQNFSKRNFTISTSGIIPGIKRFTDDEPQINLAISLHSVKDDVRTEIMPINKKWNVKELKETLLEYQKKSKNRITFEYILIDDMNCETRDAFELINFLRSFSCLVNLIPYNPVAGKIYKTPPKKKQREFYNLLKEKNVNVTLRETKGQDIAAACGQLKAKKEMSSINEK; translated from the coding sequence ATGTCAAATAATATTACAAATGATAAAATTGATATATTGAGCTTGAATCTTGAAAAATTACAGGAAATTTTTGTTATTACTGGCTTGAAAAAATTTAATGCGGCACAGGTTTTTAATTGGCTTCATAACAAACTTATATTTGATTTTGACAGATTTACCAATATTTCAAAAAATGATAGGGAAATATTGAAAAAACGATTTTATCTGCCTAAACTGGAATATCGGACACATCAGATTTCCGATGATAAAAATACAGAAAAATTTCTTTTTGAATTAAAAGATAAAAGGCTTATAGAAAGTGTTCTAATTTCACATAAAAACAGACATACTCTCTGTGTTTCTTCACAGATAGGGTGTCTTCTGGGATGTGATTTCTGTGCTACGGCAACTATGAATTATGAAAGAAATCTCGATATTTCAGAAATTCTTCTACAGTTCTACTATGTACAGAATTATCTATCTAAAAGAGGAGAAAAACTCGGAAATGTTGTTTTCATGGGAATGGGAGAACCCTTTCTGAATTATGATAATGTTATCGGAGCAATCAATATATTAAATTGTGACAAAGGACAGAATTTTTCCAAAAGAAACTTTACTATTTCCACAAGTGGAATAATTCCAGGAATCAAAAGGTTTACAGATGATGAGCCACAAATTAATCTGGCTATTTCCCTTCATTCTGTAAAAGACGATGTCAGAACGGAAATTATGCCTATAAATAAAAAGTGGAATGTAAAAGAACTTAAGGAAACTCTTCTGGAATATCAGAAAAAATCCAAAAACAGAATTACATTTGAGTATATTCTCATTGACGATATGAACTGTGAAACCAGGGATGCCTTTGAGCTGATAAATTTCTTGCGTTCTTTTTCCTGCCTCGTAAATCTTATTCCTTACAATCCTGTTGCAGGAAAAATTTATAAAACTCCACCAAAGAAGAAACAAAGAGAGTTTTATAATTTACTTAAAGAAAAGAATGTTAATGTTACACTGCGTGAAACAAAAGGTCAGGATATTGCAGCGGCTTGTGGGCAATTAAAAGCTAAAAAGGAGATGAGCAGTATAAATGAAAAATAA
- a CDS encoding transglycosylase domain-containing protein produces MKNNNNSNEQEKKVPKKKKRVSILSFFLKLFVFLMIVGVGVLSYMIYSIRKETPTELIESYSPISPSVIYDINGNQLDTIIVENRSPISINDVPKHVQDAFLAIEDRKFRTHHGFDFVRTGRAMFLTLTGRRREGGSTITQQLAKNAFLTPERTWIRKAKEAILAIEIERKYTKDEILENYLNTIYFGQGAYGIKNASIKYFNKEPKDLTIAQAAILASLPKSPTKYSKIENAVEREQLVLLQMRNFGFITEQQYEEAKAEKIKFVNGNIKNQNEEEQISTSNIAPEFTTIVLSEVRKILNIADDDQKFIFDGYKIYATVDLNMQNAAYKAFNSNYNMRRRAKLNGALFSIDPSNGFVKAMVGGKNYKKGEFNRALSATRQPGSSFKPLVYLAALQKNMNMSSVMEDSPLTSPGWSPKNYDGKFRDSMSLAKALEISNNVIPVKLLQFVGIDAVEKIWRDSGVLGGDFPRDLTLALGSITTRPIDMALFYAALANGGFQVTPQYIYKIENKYGEIIYEAKPQKKKIFEPEDVAILTYMLQNAVNYGTGQSAKVFKSGKLIPMAGKTGTTSDYVSAWFTGYTPTLATVVYVGNDDNKSMGGGMTGGAAAGPIWKNYMQSVVNIENYNVGFFEFIDDYIKRKDLILREIDLKIGLLDTDGIDKRTALFKAGTEPVEYEGKFKGGITY; encoded by the coding sequence ATGAAAAATAATAATAATTCTAATGAACAGGAGAAAAAAGTTCCTAAAAAGAAAAAGAGAGTGAGTATTCTTTCATTTTTTCTTAAACTTTTTGTATTTCTCATGATAGTTGGTGTAGGAGTTCTCTCTTATATGATTTACAGTATCAGGAAAGAAACTCCTACAGAACTTATTGAAAGTTACAGTCCTATTTCACCTTCAGTTATATATGATATAAATGGAAATCAGCTGGATACAATTATCGTTGAAAATCGTTCGCCAATCAGCATAAATGATGTTCCTAAACATGTTCAGGATGCTTTTCTGGCAATAGAGGACAGAAAATTCAGAACACATCACGGATTTGACTTTGTGCGTACAGGAAGAGCGATGTTCCTTACACTTACAGGACGTCGTCGTGAAGGTGGAAGTACGATTACCCAGCAGCTTGCTAAAAACGCTTTCCTTACTCCTGAACGTACATGGATAAGAAAAGCAAAGGAAGCTATTTTGGCGATTGAAATTGAAAGAAAATATACAAAAGATGAAATACTGGAAAATTATCTGAATACAATTTACTTTGGGCAGGGAGCATACGGAATAAAAAATGCTTCAATAAAATACTTCAATAAGGAACCGAAGGATCTTACAATAGCACAGGCTGCTATACTGGCAAGTTTACCTAAGTCTCCTACAAAATATTCAAAAATAGAAAATGCTGTTGAAAGGGAACAGCTTGTTCTTTTACAGATGAGAAATTTTGGATTTATTACAGAGCAGCAATATGAAGAAGCTAAAGCTGAAAAAATTAAGTTTGTAAATGGAAATATTAAAAATCAGAATGAAGAGGAACAGATTTCAACTTCCAACATTGCACCTGAATTTACTACTATCGTATTAAGCGAAGTAAGAAAAATACTCAATATTGCAGATGATGATCAGAAGTTTATATTTGACGGATACAAAATATATGCAACTGTTGATTTAAATATGCAGAACGCTGCTTATAAAGCTTTTAACAGTAATTACAACATGAGAAGAAGGGCAAAGCTGAATGGAGCATTATTCTCAATAGATCCAAGCAATGGTTTTGTAAAAGCCATGGTTGGAGGTAAAAACTATAAAAAGGGAGAATTTAACAGGGCTTTAAGTGCTACACGACAGCCTGGATCCTCATTTAAGCCACTAGTTTATCTTGCCGCTTTGCAAAAAAATATGAACATGAGCAGCGTAATGGAAGATTCACCCCTTACCTCTCCAGGATGGTCTCCGAAAAACTATGACGGAAAATTCAGGGATAGTATGTCTTTGGCAAAAGCACTGGAAATTTCAAATAACGTAATTCCTGTAAAACTTCTACAATTTGTAGGTATTGATGCAGTTGAAAAAATATGGCGTGATTCAGGAGTTTTAGGTGGAGATTTTCCTAGAGATTTAACACTCGCATTAGGTTCCATAACAACAAGACCTATTGACATGGCTCTGTTTTATGCGGCTCTTGCTAATGGTGGATTCCAGGTAACTCCTCAATATATATATAAGATAGAAAATAAATACGGAGAAATTATTTATGAAGCAAAACCTCAGAAAAAGAAAATATTTGAACCTGAAGATGTCGCAATACTTACATATATGCTCCAAAATGCTGTTAATTATGGTACAGGACAAAGCGCAAAAGTATTTAAGAGTGGAAAACTTATTCCTATGGCAGGAAAAACAGGAACTACCAGTGACTACGTTTCTGCATGGTTTACAGGTTACACTCCTACTCTTGCTACAGTAGTTTACGTTGGAAATGATGACAATAAGTCTATGGGTGGAGGAATGACAGGGGGAGCCGCCGCAGGTCCTATATGGAAAAACTACATGCAGTCAGTTGTAAATATTGAAAACTACAATGTCGGTTTCTTTGAGTTCATTGATGATTATATTAAAAGAAAAGATTTGATTTTAAGAGAAATTGATTTAAAAATAGGTCTTCTGGACACAGATGGCATAGATAAGAGAACAGCGTTATTTAAAGCTGGAACTGAACCTGTTGAATATGAAGGTAAATTTAAAGGTGGAATAACATACTAA
- a CDS encoding 2-hydroxyacid dehydrogenase, with translation MRIVVFDAKPYDVEFFEKWNEKYGAKITYFKEKLSLNNVMLTKYQDVVCTFVNDDLNEKVINILSKNGVRAIAIRAAGYNNVDIRAAYHNRVKVFRVPAYSPYSVAEHALALLMSVNRKIHKAYNRTREGNFSLVGLTGIVLNGKTAGIVGTGKIARIFIKALNGLGMNVIAYDKFPNEQAAKEENFKYVSLEEIYEQSDIISLHCPLFPDTKHMINSESIAKMKDGVIIINTARGGLIDTEALIDGLKSRKIGGAGLDVYENERHYFFEDESGKILEDDVLARLLTFNNVVVTSHQAFLTEEALNNIVETTLNNILTFAKKEDLVNEVWYDTETKKIVEGLRPKK, from the coding sequence ATGAGAATAGTGGTTTTTGACGCAAAACCTTATGATGTAGAATTTTTTGAAAAATGGAATGAAAAATATGGGGCTAAAATAACATATTTTAAGGAAAAACTTAGTTTAAATAATGTTATGCTGACAAAATATCAGGATGTTGTGTGTACATTTGTAAATGATGATTTGAATGAAAAAGTTATAAATATTCTTTCAAAAAATGGAGTAAGAGCAATAGCAATAAGAGCTGCAGGATATAACAATGTAGATATAAGAGCAGCATATCATAACAGAGTTAAGGTATTTAGAGTACCTGCATATTCTCCATATTCAGTTGCAGAGCATGCACTTGCATTACTGATGAGTGTAAACAGAAAAATTCATAAGGCATATAATAGAACCAGAGAAGGAAATTTCAGCTTAGTAGGACTTACAGGAATAGTATTAAACGGAAAAACGGCAGGAATAGTAGGAACAGGAAAAATAGCCAGAATATTTATAAAGGCTTTAAATGGTCTGGGAATGAATGTTATAGCTTATGATAAATTTCCAAATGAGCAGGCTGCAAAGGAAGAAAACTTTAAATATGTTTCACTGGAAGAGATATATGAACAGTCGGATATTATTTCCTTACATTGTCCTCTATTTCCTGATACAAAGCACATGATAAATTCAGAAAGTATAGCTAAAATGAAAGATGGAGTTATAATTATAAATACAGCAAGGGGTGGATTGATAGATACAGAAGCACTGATTGATGGACTGAAAAGTAGAAAAATTGGTGGAGCTGGTCTGGATGTTTATGAAAATGAGAGACATTATTTCTTTGAGGATGAATCTGGAAAAATTCTGGAAGACGATGTTCTGGCAAGACTTCTTACATTTAATAATGTAGTTGTTACTTCACATCAGGCTTTCCTGACAGAAGAAGCCTTAAATAACATAGTTGAAACTACACTGAATAATATATTGACATTTGCAAAAAAAGAAGATTTAGTAAACGAAGTATGGTATGATACTGAAACTAAGAAAATAGTGGAAGGATTAAGACCAAAAAAATAA
- a CDS encoding Mrp/NBP35 family ATP-binding protein — MHGNPNLEERKKRITEKMSKIKHRIAVMSGKGGVGKSTVSVNLAYGLSLRGYKVGILDADLHGPNVPLMLGREGIKLPSISMPLPITDNLAISSLSFFVPDNDPIIWRGPQKMGAISEMLEGIEWGEIDFLVVDLPPGTGDETLSIAQNIGPDAKAVVVTTPQDVSLLDSRRTVKFSRLLNLKLLGIVENMSGFICPDCGKEVNIFKKGGAEKMAEETKSNFLGSIPMDASIVEAGDTGIPYIGTDSMAAKKMNSIITNLLDQL; from the coding sequence ATGCACGGAAATCCAAATTTAGAAGAAAGAAAAAAAAGAATAACAGAAAAAATGTCAAAAATTAAACATAGAATTGCAGTAATGAGTGGAAAAGGTGGAGTTGGTAAGTCAACAGTTTCAGTTAATCTGGCATATGGACTATCATTAAGAGGGTATAAAGTAGGAATACTTGATGCAGATCTTCACGGACCGAATGTGCCTTTGATGCTTGGCAGGGAAGGAATAAAACTTCCTTCAATATCAATGCCTTTACCAATAACAGATAATCTGGCAATATCTTCATTAAGTTTTTTTGTTCCTGATAATGATCCAATAATCTGGAGAGGACCTCAGAAAATGGGAGCTATCTCTGAAATGCTGGAAGGAATTGAATGGGGAGAAATAGACTTCTTAGTTGTAGATCTGCCACCTGGAACAGGAGACGAAACTTTAAGTATTGCGCAGAATATAGGACCTGATGCAAAGGCTGTAGTTGTTACTACACCGCAGGATGTTTCACTTCTTGATTCAAGAAGAACAGTAAAATTTTCAAGACTACTGAATTTGAAATTATTAGGTATAGTAGAAAATATGAGTGGATTTATATGTCCTGACTGTGGCAAGGAAGTGAATATTTTTAAAAAGGGTGGAGCTGAAAAAATGGCTGAAGAGACAAAATCCAATTTCTTAGGTTCCATTCCTATGGATGCAAGTATCGTTGAAGCTGGAGATACAGGAATCCCTTATATTGGAACTGATTCTATGGCTGCTAAAAAAATGAATTCAATTATAACAAATTTATTAGATCAGCTATAG